The Cellulomonas sp. S1-8 genome has a window encoding:
- a CDS encoding OsmC family peroxiredoxin, whose translation MPTRSARTAWNGTLQEGGGQVELSSSKVGTYDVSFPKRAADDAGGTTSPEELIAAAHSSCYAMQLSADIAAAGGTPVALEVTADVTLGPDPAGGFRITGIALTVRGEVEGLDAAGFQQAAEAAKAGCPVSKALTGTEITLDAALES comes from the coding sequence ATGCCCACGCGCAGCGCACGCACGGCCTGGAACGGCACCCTGCAGGAAGGTGGCGGCCAGGTCGAGCTGTCCAGCTCGAAGGTCGGCACGTACGACGTGTCGTTCCCGAAGCGCGCGGCCGACGACGCCGGGGGCACCACGAGCCCCGAGGAGCTCATCGCCGCGGCGCACTCGTCCTGCTACGCCATGCAGCTGTCGGCGGACATCGCCGCGGCCGGTGGCACCCCCGTCGCGCTCGAGGTGACCGCCGACGTGACCCTCGGCCCGGACCCCGCGGGCGGCTTCCGCATCACGGGCATCGCCCTGACGGTCCGCGGCGAGGTCGAGGGCCTGGACGCGGCCGGCTTCCAGCAGGCCGCCGAGGCCGCCAAGGCCGGCTGCCCGGTCAGCAAGGCCCTGACGGGCACGGAGATCACGCTGGACGCCGCGCTGGAGTCCTGA
- a CDS encoding FeoA family protein, translating to MELSGVPTGGSARVVAIDLDDGPRVRLRELGLRPGGDLRVTHRGAFGGLVVAVGADRFAVDARTASHVRVDVGPGTPPATGTTGATS from the coding sequence GTGGAGCTGAGCGGTGTGCCGACCGGGGGGTCCGCCCGCGTCGTGGCGATCGACCTGGACGACGGGCCGCGCGTGCGGCTGCGTGAGCTGGGACTGCGACCCGGGGGTGACCTGCGGGTCACCCACCGGGGCGCGTTCGGCGGGCTGGTCGTGGCGGTCGGCGCGGACAGGTTCGCCGTCGACGCCCGCACGGCGTCGCACGTGCGCGTCGACGTGGGGCCCGGTACGCCGCCCGCGACGGGGACGACGGGCGCGACCTCGTGA
- a CDS encoding M15 family metallopeptidase, with product MRISAGLPTRVAQGGVALGLVLSMGAVVVTADGGERTGPTTSVVDGDLSLARAAADRAAAATTAQMRVEAVEAAQVAVDEVSRVRSDAAQAAVPDDALAELDAATAALQEAIEGVDGTALLQRSSSASRSSERTEPAATTTPDAAALAATAETAGPPAPTTPAPTTEAPTTEASAPDAPLTSDAPAVDPATPADRLAGVTLPDTADPATTPLRAALDRVKQAAEAVLTTTEQKKAEAAAAQAAAEEAARLAAEQAAQRAAWKASLRGYANGNVPASALCALSFDRSALLRCDAAEALEGLDAAFVAEFGTHMDISDTYRSYSAQVACRAAKGNMCAAPGTSNHGMGVAVDLGGRIQTFGTAQHQWMRENAPAFQWTLPDWARAGGSKPEPWHWEYVG from the coding sequence GTGCGCATCTCCGCCGGCCTCCCCACCCGGGTCGCCCAGGGTGGCGTCGCCCTCGGGCTCGTCCTGAGCATGGGCGCCGTCGTGGTGACCGCCGACGGCGGGGAGCGGACCGGGCCGACGACCTCGGTCGTCGACGGCGACCTCTCGCTCGCCCGCGCCGCCGCCGACCGCGCCGCCGCCGCCACGACCGCGCAGATGCGCGTCGAGGCCGTCGAGGCCGCGCAGGTCGCCGTCGACGAGGTGTCGCGCGTCCGGTCCGACGCCGCGCAGGCCGCCGTCCCCGACGACGCCCTCGCCGAGCTCGACGCCGCGACCGCCGCCCTGCAGGAGGCCATCGAGGGCGTGGACGGCACGGCACTCCTCCAGCGCAGCAGCTCCGCCTCGCGCAGCTCCGAGCGCACCGAGCCCGCCGCCACCACGACACCGGACGCGGCCGCCCTCGCTGCGACCGCGGAGACCGCCGGCCCGCCGGCACCGACGACGCCGGCGCCGACGACCGAGGCACCCACGACCGAGGCGTCCGCACCCGACGCCCCCCTGACGTCCGACGCCCCCGCCGTCGACCCCGCGACCCCCGCGGACCGGCTCGCGGGCGTGACGCTCCCCGACACCGCGGACCCGGCGACGACGCCCCTGCGTGCGGCGCTCGACCGGGTCAAGCAGGCCGCCGAGGCCGTGCTCACCACCACCGAGCAGAAGAAGGCCGAGGCCGCCGCCGCGCAGGCCGCCGCCGAGGAGGCCGCGCGCCTCGCCGCCGAGCAGGCCGCCCAGCGCGCCGCCTGGAAGGCCTCGCTGCGGGGCTACGCGAACGGGAACGTCCCCGCGTCCGCGCTGTGCGCGCTGTCCTTCGACCGCTCCGCGCTGCTGCGGTGCGACGCCGCCGAGGCGCTCGAGGGGCTCGACGCCGCGTTCGTCGCGGAGTTCGGCACGCACATGGACATCTCCGACACGTACCGCTCCTACTCCGCGCAGGTCGCGTGCCGTGCCGCCAAGGGCAACATGTGCGCGGCACCCGGCACGTCGAACCACGGGATGGGGGTGGCCGTCGACCTCGGGGGCCGCATCCAGACCTTCGGGACCGCGCAGCACCAGTGGATGCGCGAGAACGCCCCGGCGTTCCAGTGGACCCTGCCGGACTGGGCGCGCGCCGGGGGCAGCAAGCCCGAGCCGTGGCACTGGGAGTACGTCGGCTGA
- the feoB gene encoding ferrous iron transporter B — protein MSCHEVAPADGTTATLAVPLVVLVGNPNVGKSTLFNALTGGRQRVVNAPGTTVELQTGTWRPDGPEPSPLRLVDLPGAYSLLARTPDEQVTADVVGGASAVGVPDVAVVLVEAGALSRSLYLLGQVARRGLRVVVALTMLDVARSRGVDVDAAALADMLGVPVVPVHPRRGDGVDALEHAVVATVADPGAGRVRLPVDVADAPPDDVEALFAWVDDVVRSVGGIAPAGVRTWSDRLDRVLLHPVLGVPVLLAVMWGLFQLATTAAAPLMAAVDGLVNGVLAGAVTAGLDAVRAPAWLEGLLVDGVLAGVGTVAAFVPLMALMFLAVAVLEDCGYLARAAFVADRAMRAIGLDGRAMLPFVVGFGCNLPALAATRTLPHARQRLMVGLLVPWTTCPARLTVYVLLASVFFPAHAGTAIFLMYVASIALVVVGGLLLRATLFRDLVRDPLVLALPAYQRPRLRALAASTWARVRSFLTKAGQVIVVTLTVVWVALAVPVTGGHAVADVPVADSLYGRAALAVAPVLAPAGFGDWHASAALVTGFVAKEVVVGALAQAYAVDEPDDPAASGDLGDRLHATFEESSGGHPGAAAAAFMVFVLAYTPCLATVAEQWRLFGARWTLGCVGVQLAVAWLLAVAVFRIGSVL, from the coding sequence GTGAGCTGTCACGAGGTCGCGCCCGCCGACGGCACCACGGCCACCCTCGCGGTGCCGCTCGTCGTGCTCGTCGGCAACCCGAACGTCGGCAAGTCCACGCTCTTCAACGCGCTGACCGGGGGTCGGCAGCGCGTCGTCAACGCGCCCGGCACGACCGTCGAGCTCCAGACCGGCACGTGGCGACCGGACGGTCCCGAGCCGAGCCCGCTGCGTCTGGTGGACCTGCCCGGTGCGTACAGCCTGCTGGCCCGCACCCCGGACGAGCAGGTCACGGCGGACGTCGTGGGCGGCGCGAGCGCCGTGGGCGTGCCGGACGTCGCCGTCGTGCTGGTCGAGGCCGGGGCGCTGTCCCGCTCGTTGTACCTGCTCGGGCAGGTCGCGCGGCGGGGCCTGCGCGTCGTCGTCGCGCTGACCATGCTCGACGTGGCCCGCAGCCGCGGCGTCGACGTCGACGCCGCGGCCCTCGCAGACATGCTCGGGGTGCCGGTCGTGCCCGTCCACCCCCGCCGCGGGGACGGCGTCGACGCCCTCGAGCACGCGGTCGTCGCCACCGTCGCGGACCCGGGAGCGGGCCGCGTCCGGCTGCCCGTGGACGTCGCGGACGCGCCGCCCGACGACGTCGAGGCGCTGTTCGCGTGGGTCGACGACGTCGTCCGGTCCGTCGGCGGGATCGCGCCGGCCGGCGTGCGGACGTGGTCGGACCGGCTCGACCGTGTCCTGCTGCACCCGGTCCTCGGGGTACCCGTGCTGCTGGCGGTGATGTGGGGGCTGTTCCAGCTCGCCACCACCGCCGCGGCCCCTCTGATGGCCGCGGTCGACGGGCTCGTGAACGGCGTGCTCGCCGGTGCGGTCACGGCCGGGCTCGACGCGGTGCGGGCACCCGCGTGGCTCGAGGGCCTGCTCGTCGACGGCGTGCTGGCCGGCGTCGGCACCGTCGCCGCGTTCGTGCCGCTCATGGCACTGATGTTCCTCGCCGTGGCCGTGCTCGAGGACTGCGGGTACCTGGCCCGTGCCGCGTTCGTCGCCGACCGCGCCATGCGGGCCATCGGCCTCGACGGCCGCGCGATGCTGCCGTTCGTCGTCGGCTTCGGCTGCAACCTGCCCGCACTCGCCGCGACGCGCACGCTGCCGCACGCCCGCCAGCGGCTCATGGTCGGCCTGCTCGTGCCGTGGACGACCTGCCCGGCGCGCCTCACGGTGTACGTGCTGCTGGCCTCGGTGTTCTTCCCGGCGCACGCGGGCACCGCGATCTTCCTCATGTACGTCGCGAGCATCGCGCTCGTCGTCGTCGGCGGGCTGCTGCTGCGGGCGACCCTGTTCCGCGACCTGGTGCGCGACCCGCTCGTCCTGGCGCTGCCCGCCTACCAGCGGCCGCGGCTGCGCGCGCTGGCCGCCTCGACGTGGGCGCGCGTGCGCTCGTTCCTCACCAAGGCGGGGCAGGTCATCGTGGTGACGCTCACCGTGGTCTGGGTCGCGCTCGCCGTGCCGGTCACCGGCGGGCACGCCGTGGCCGACGTGCCCGTCGCGGACTCCCTGTACGGGCGGGCGGCGCTGGCGGTCGCACCCGTGCTGGCGCCCGCGGGGTTCGGGGACTGGCACGCGTCGGCGGCGCTGGTCACGGGGTTCGTCGCCAAGGAGGTCGTCGTCGGTGCGCTCGCGCAGGCGTACGCGGTCGACGAGCCGGACGACCCGGCCGCGTCGGGCGACCTGGGGGACCGGCTGCACGCGACGTTCGAGGAGTCGTCCGGCGGGCACCCCGGTGCGGCGGCCGCCGCCTTCATGGTGTTCGTGCTCGCCTACACGCCGTGCCTCGCGACGGTCGCCGAGCAGTGGCGGCTGTTCGGTGCGCGCTGGACCCTCGGGTGCGTGGGCGTGCAGCTGGCGGTCGCGTGGCTGCTGGCGGTCGCGGTGTTCCGCATCGGGTCGGTGCTGTGA
- a CDS encoding AAA family ATPase — protein sequence MTEPTSPARPLVGRGAELDDIDELLSSVSSGGGATVLLEGEAGVGRTRLVEALQRAAELLDVEVCLGRAVGPSAPPYALLTDALLGPAPGRDDRGPVVAELTALLEVLPADRAAAPARFGRADELFGALVRRRGEAGPWVLVLEDVHLADTCTLQLLSGLAGLGALPRALTVMTMRAVPHRTELDVVVAGWTRAGARYLELRPLGPAATLELAQRLLHANPGPALRGVLATAGGNPRLVVEMLRTAEACGVLERSGGVVEAVGTGWLDELAEVGRAHVQHLGPQVLTMLGQASVLGTSFVVGDLAALAGEPVTECWRTLRHGLAAGVVHARGDRLVFRHDLVRTSLYGALDEGQRRALHARAAWALRAAGAPGHVVAAHLERAR from the coding sequence ATGACCGAGCCCACGTCCCCCGCGCGCCCGCTGGTCGGGCGCGGGGCCGAGCTCGACGACATCGACGAGCTGCTGTCGTCCGTGTCGTCCGGCGGCGGCGCGACGGTCCTGCTCGAGGGCGAGGCCGGCGTCGGTCGCACACGCCTCGTGGAGGCGCTGCAGCGGGCCGCCGAGCTGCTGGACGTCGAGGTCTGCCTCGGCCGGGCCGTCGGCCCGTCGGCGCCGCCCTACGCGCTGCTCACCGACGCCCTGCTGGGCCCCGCGCCCGGCCGTGACGACCGCGGCCCCGTCGTCGCCGAGCTCACGGCGCTGCTCGAGGTGCTGCCCGCCGACCGGGCAGCCGCGCCCGCCCGCTTCGGGCGCGCCGACGAGCTGTTCGGGGCGCTCGTGCGGCGCCGTGGCGAGGCCGGGCCCTGGGTGCTGGTGCTCGAGGACGTGCACCTGGCCGACACCTGCACCCTGCAGCTCCTGTCCGGCCTCGCCGGTCTGGGAGCGCTGCCCCGCGCGCTGACCGTCATGACGATGCGCGCCGTGCCGCACCGCACCGAGCTCGACGTCGTCGTCGCGGGGTGGACCCGCGCCGGCGCCCGCTACCTCGAGCTGCGGCCGCTGGGTCCCGCGGCGACGCTCGAGCTCGCGCAGCGGCTGCTGCACGCGAACCCCGGCCCGGCGCTGCGCGGGGTCCTCGCGACCGCCGGCGGCAACCCGCGGCTCGTCGTCGAGATGCTGCGCACGGCCGAGGCCTGCGGCGTGCTGGAGCGCAGCGGCGGCGTCGTCGAGGCCGTCGGCACGGGCTGGCTCGACGAGCTCGCCGAGGTCGGGCGCGCACACGTGCAGCACCTGGGGCCGCAGGTCCTGACGATGCTCGGGCAGGCGTCGGTGCTCGGCACGTCGTTCGTCGTCGGGGACCTCGCGGCGCTGGCGGGCGAGCCCGTCACCGAGTGCTGGCGCACGCTGCGCCACGGCCTGGCCGCGGGCGTCGTGCACGCGCGCGGCGACCGGCTCGTGTTCCGCCACGACCTGGTGCGCACGTCGCTGTACGGGGCGCTCGACGAGGGGCAGCGCCGCGCGCTGCACGCCCGCGCGGCGTGGGCGCTGCGGGCGGCCGGGGCCCCGGGGCACGTCGTCGCGGCCCACCTCGAACGCGCGCGATGA